The genomic stretch CCGTCGCGGAGATCGCGGGCCTGCCCGAGCTGATCCGGGGGTACGAGGACATCAAGCTCGCCCGCGTGGCCGAGTTCCGCGAGCGCGCCAGGACCGCGCTGGCGCGGCTGGAGGAGCCCGTTTCGAGCGTGGAGGGATCGTGACCGTCGACCGCCTGCTGCCCGACCAGGACGCCAAGGACCTCATCGACCTGACCCGCGAGATCGCCGACAAGGAGCTCGCGCGGCGGGTCGACGAGCACGAGCGCGCGGAGACGTACCCGGAGGGGCTGTTCGCGACGCTGGGCGAAGCGGGGCTGCTGGGGCTGCCGTACCCGGAGGAGTACGGGGGCGGCGGGCAGCCGTACGAGGTGTATCTGCAGGTCATCGAGGAGCTGGCGATGCGGTGGGCCGCCGTCGCGGTCGCCACCAGCGTGCACACGCTCGCCTGTTTCCCCGTCTTCGCCTACGGCACGGACGAGCAGCGGGCACGCTGGTTGCCCGACATGCTGGCCGGGCGCCTGATCGGCGGCTACAGCCTGTCGGAGCCGCAGGCCGGCTCCGACGCCGGGGCACTGACGTGCCGCGCCGAGTGGGTCGGGGACGGCTACCGGATCAGCGGCAACAAGGCCTGGATCACGCACGGTGGCATCGCCGACTTCTACGCTCTCTTCGCCCGTACGGGGGAAGGCTCGCGCGGCATCTCCTGCTTCCTGGCGCCGGGCGCGACCGACGGTCTGACCTTCGGACGGCCCGAGGAGAAAA from Nonomuraea polychroma encodes the following:
- a CDS encoding acyl-CoA dehydrogenase family protein, which gives rise to MTVDRLLPDQDAKDLIDLTREIADKELARRVDEHERAETYPEGLFATLGEAGLLGLPYPEEYGGGGQPYEVYLQVIEELAMRWAAVAVATSVHTLACFPVFAYGTDEQRARWLPDMLAGRLIGGYSLSEPQAGSDAGALTCRAEWVGDGYRISGNKAWITHGGIADFYALFARTGEGSRGISCFLAPGATDGLTFGRPEEKMGLHAVPTTSAHWDGAFLEPARLIGEEGQGLQIAFSALDSGRLGIAACATGLAQAALDEAVAYAKQRETFGKRIIDHQGLGFLLADMAAGVDSARATYLDAARRRDAGLPYSRQASVAKLVATDVAMKVTTDAVQVFGGYGYTREFRVERYMREAKIMQIFEGTNQIQRLVISRHLAK